In Seriola aureovittata isolate HTS-2021-v1 ecotype China chromosome 24, ASM2101889v1, whole genome shotgun sequence, the following proteins share a genomic window:
- the LOC130165116 gene encoding rho GTPase-activating protein 20-like, which translates to MDNMSPQQQQDSVSRGGGQQENKRRLKCQSYRRQSAPSLVITKALTRSKTLSRESFLVPVCPETCPLVQSFLGSSDRSFLLHGHAQLKTGMQTQDRHLFLFTDILVIAKAKSANHFKQKAQVCVCEMWTAGCMDEVCEGSTNPDRSFVMGWPTSNCVATFSSTEQKERWLSTLRSWIKEEKEKEEPKTIPLRVYGKGINTFAVTKTLPVSNSDSTNEVIRLALQQFGIIGNVKDFQLWVISKRDNTPYPLIGHEFPFSIQMSHVRHNTSQGGGGGGAGGRDAAAPPADRQKAMQVEQLQVYKHCQFILKPRPVETLQQHLPADWCQKPFKRRRSLITWAFWRGSSSHLNELSLASAPRGCLFARPLSSVCVEDALPKPVMDMLAFLYHEGSWTRGIFRRPAGARAVRELRDSLDAGVFQLPLTREHVFIIAGVFKDFLRSIPGSLLCCELYEEWMDVLEEEEEEKEQVQDIQRMTCRLPKENALLLRYLLAVLHGIRGNAHENQMTSFNLSVCIAPSMLWPPGAPCSPEVEGEGAKKVCELVKFMIEHCQQILGEDPSSLFGGPPQRRSDDEMGSDWIYPLTDSSYDSLENELDNSSGGSPGFCSRDRLRAKLLQGSLDSILTFSDYDQDTDAETCRSQTDNLHGLNLHPLERTRGKRQDPDLSSPSPASPTVDTSTTLDSLCLDGLRRQRRRSEPAIAYMAKFRPCVLGSTDGLTGEDEDGGEELSKKPSSHTLARTHSRGQTRRGGSESGSKLYGGRSAALEASSSSLSSTPTSPAPTRSSLDSLDSISSDHTCATRRGLVLPKTHLPSNSTSASSASFTISSALTSSGSPDLGTTTKDSPPKEPLNWGTLKGCRGLHPNSWLKKGRRLSLTQQDNLEKEEEDKTGGAATDKMLTLGKLALEKGGGKLNSSSQQKPKVSCRATKDTGGGGGSGHVKGRPGHEPQKPRYLKQDSRSPPAHHRSTGSLHFPKPPWRHSSDSPPAVSDVTGSGVNELKQPSPSLFYKQSGPSLSLFKRQKSHSVEEEGKARLNQRRGSEPGRQVVEQTATLSRARLPSDPGLKVSEVDPQGETSETRFCLSPYATKAVRDYFSSHPRSSPKSSQQVALALVESRREWLKRCSDPKSEPDFDQLLFAEESYV; encoded by the exons ATGGACAACATGTCtccacagcagcaacaggacAGTGTCAGCCGAGGCGGAggacagcaggaaaacaaacgg CGGCTGAAGTGTCAGAGTTATCGCCGTCAGTCTGCTCCGTCTCTGGTCATCACCAAGGCTCTCACCAGGTCCAAGACTCTCTCCAG agagagCTTCCTGGTTCCTGTGTGTCCCGAGACCTGTCCATTGGTCCAGTCCTTCCTCGGCAGCTCTGACAGGTCGTTTCTCCTCCACGGACACGCGCAGCTGAAGACGGGGATGCAGACTCAGGACCGACACCTCTTCCTGTTCACCGACATCCTGGTCATCGCCAAAGCCAA gtCAGCCAACCACTTCAAGCAGAAGgcccaagtgtgtgtgtgtgagatgtggaCGGCAGGCTGCATGGACGAGGTGTGTGAGGGAAGCACCAACCCCGACAGGAGCTTTGTCATGGGCTGGCCCACCTCCAACTGTGTTGCAACGTTTAG ctccacagaacagaaagagagatggcTCTCCACCCTCAGAAG TtggataaaagaagaaaaagagaaggaggagccTAAGACCATCCCTCTGAGAGTGTACGGGAAGGGAATCAACACCTTTGCTGTT ACCAAGACGCTTCCTGTCAGCAACTCAGACTCGACCAATGAGGTGATCCGACTGGCTCTGCAGCAGTTCGGCATCATA ggAAATGTGAAAGACTTCCAGTTGTGGGTCATCTCCAAGAGGGACAACACCCCCTATCCTCTGATAG GTCATGAGTTTCCCTTCAGCATCCAGATGAGCCATGTGAGACACAACACGTCCCAGGGAGGCGGCGGCGGTGGCGCTGGAGGCAGGGACGCCGCTGCACCGCCTGCGGACAGACAGAAGGCCATGCAGgtggagcagctgcaggtgtACAAGCACTGCCAGTTCATCCTGAAGCCACGGCCTGTTGAGACGCTGCAACAGCACTTACCTGCAG ACTGGTGTCAGAAGCCGTTTAAAAGGAGGCGCTCCCTCATCACCTGGGCTTTCTGGCGaggctcctcctctcacctgaACGAGCTGTCCCTCGCCAGCGCGCCCCGCGGCTGCCTGTTCGCCCGGCCGCTCAGCTCCGTGTGTGTGGAGGACGCTCTGCCAAAGCCGGTGATG GACATGTTGGCGTTTCTGTACCACGAGGGTTCGTGGACACGGGGGATCTTCCGGCGGCCGGCGGGGGCTCGGGCGGTCAGGGAGCTGCGGGACTCTCTGGACGCCGGCGTGTTTCAACTTCCTCTGACACGTGAACATGTCTTCATCATAGCTGGAGTCTTTAAG gattTCCTGCGCAGCATCCCGGGCAGCTTGCTGTGCTGTGAGCTGTATGAAGAATGGATGGATGttctggaggaagaggaggaggagaaagaacaGGTGCAGGACATAcagag GATGACCTGTCGGCTGCCCAAAGAGAACGCCCTGCTGCTGCGCTACCTGTTGGCCGTGCTGCACGGTATCCGGGGAAACGCCCACGAGAACCAAATGACGAGTTTCAACTTATCGGTGTGCATtgctcccagcatgctttgGCCTCCCGGAGCGCCTTGCAGCCCTGAGGTTGAGGGAGAAGGAGCTAAGAAG gtttgtGAGCTGGTGAAGTTCATGATTGAACACTGTCAGCAGATTCTAGGAGAGgatccctcctctctgttcgGAGGGCCGCCGCAAAGACGCAGCGATGACGAGATGGGATCAG ACTGGATTTACCCTCTGACCGACTCGTCCTATGACAGTCTGGAGAACGAGTTGGACAACAGCAGTGGGGGGTCGCCTggtttctgcagcagagacCGCCTCCGAGCTAAACtgcttcagggcagcctggactCCATCCTCACCTTTAGCGACTACGACCAAGACACAGACGCAGAAACATGCCGCAGCCAAACCGACAATCTGCACGGTCTGAACTTACACCCGCTGGAGAGAACCAGAGGCAAGAGACAGGACCCAGACCTGTCCAGCCCCAGCCCGGCCTCGCCGACCGTGGACACCTCCACCACCCTGGACTCTCTGTGCCTGGACGGTCTGCGCAGACAGAGGCGGCGCTCCGAGCCGGCTATAGCATACATGGCCAAGTTTCGCCCGTGTGTTTTGGGGAGTACCGATGGTCTGACcggtgaggatgaggatggcGGAGAGGAGCTCTCCAAGAAGCCCAGCAGCCACACACTTGCTCGCACACACTCCAGAGGTCAGaccaggagaggaggaagtgagtcTGGGTCAAAGCTGTATGGTGGGAGGTCAGCAGCTCTGGAGGccagctcctccagcctctcctcaacccccacctcccctgCACCAACTCGCTCCTCCCTTGACTCCCTGGACTCCATCAGCAGTGACCACACCTGTGCGACCAGACGGGGGCTTGTACTGCCCAAGACACACCTGCCCTCCAACAGCACCTCTGCGTCGTCTGCATCCTTCACCATCAGCTCTGCGCTGACCTCCAGTGGATCTCCAGACCTGGGGACTACTACAAAAGACTCCCCACCCAAAGAACCACTCAACTGGGGGACTTTAAAAGGCTGCAGGGGCCTCCACCCGAACTCCTGGCTGAAGAAGGGCCGTCGACTGTCACTAACCCAACAAGACAACttagagaaggaggaggaggacaagacTGGG GGAGCAGCCACTGACAAGATGCTCACACTTGGGAAACTCGCCctggagaaaggaggaggaaagctGAACTCCAGCAGCCAACAAAAGCCAAAAGTGTCCTGCAGAGCCACAAaagacacaggaggaggaggaggaagcggcCACGTGAAGGGGAGGCCTGGCCATGAACCCCAAAAGCCCCGATATCTTAAACAGGACTCACGCAGCCCCCCTGCTCACCACCGCTCTACAGGGAGCCTCCATTTCCCCAAACCTCCCTGGCGCCATTCCTCAGACTCCCCGCCGGCAGTCAGCGACGTCACAGGAAGTGGAGTCAACGAGCTGAAGCAGCCGTCACCGTCTCTGTTTTACAAGCAGAGTGGGCCGTCTCTGTCCCTGTTCAAGCGACAAAAGTCTcactctgtggaggaggaggggaaagcCCGGCTCAACCAGCGCCGCGGGTCAGAACCTGGACGCCAGGTTGTGGAGCAAACCGCCACCCTGAGCCGGGCGAGGCTGCCCAGCGACCCAGGACTGAAGGTGTCGGAGGTGGATCCACAGGGAGAGACGTCGGAGACCCGTTTCTGCCTCTCCCCCTACGCCACCAAAGCAGTGAGGGACTACTTCTCCTCGCACCCACGCAGTAGCCCCAAGAGCAGCCAGCAGGTGGCGCTCGCCCTGGTGGAGAGCCGCAGGGAGTGGCTGAAGAGATGCAGTGATCCCAAATCTGAGCCTGACTTTGATCAGCTCCTGTTTGCTGAAGAGTCCTATGTGTGA
- the fdx1 gene encoding adrenodoxin, which produces MALVTALRRLARLREYCWRTPAVTSGAWRTGQRSFSTGTQPLRSENKVTVHFINRDGEKISVKGSPGDSLLDVVINEDLDFDGFGACEGTLACSTCHLIFDEEVYKKLGPVTDEEMDMLDLAYGLTDTSRLGCQICLSKTLEGMVARVPESVADIRQSKDESA; this is translated from the exons ATGGCTTTGGTAACGGCGTTAAGAAGACTGGCTAGGTTACGAGAATACTGTTGGAGGACGCCAGCAGTGACTTCGGGTGCCTGGCGGACGGGTCAGCGGAGTTTCAGCACCGGCACGCAGCCTTTGAG gtcaGAGAACAAGGTGACAGTCCACTTCATCAACAGAGACGGGGAGAAGATTTCAGTGAAGGGGTCACCTGGAGACTCATTGCTAGATGTTGTCATTAACGAAGACCTCGACTTTGATGGCTTTG GAGCGTGTGAGGGCACATTGGCCTGCTCCACATGCCATCTGATCTTTGATGAGGAAGTCTACAAGAAGCTGGGTCCGGTTACAGACGAGGAAATGGACATGCTAGACTTAGCCTACGGCCTGACTGACAC ATCTCGTCTGGGCTGCCAGATCTGTCTGTCAAAGACTCTGGAGGGAATGGTGGCCAGGGTCCCGGAGAGCGTAGCCGACATCCGACAGAGCAAAGACGAATCTGCTTAG